Proteins from one Deinococcus actinosclerus genomic window:
- a CDS encoding DUF2270 domain-containing protein has translation MPGTGLGPGAQSPAGLTDVSYSTNTANALIHLYRAEVGKMTAYRQRLDMTTNWSVVTTAGLASFALGDVNNSHATFLFAMFMNYFFLRLEARRFRTYEIAHHRVRIMERFFYPAMLGDKVDPGWHQLLLAELSKPRSPMSRADALGWRLNRNYLWIYAAVLAAWFAKLDLGQPKGWVLEFPAAFELADIGSFPGWLVFTIVGGFYLYLIALAARAARTYPLEEG, from the coding sequence ATGCCGGGAACAGGGCTGGGACCGGGCGCGCAGTCGCCTGCGGGCCTCACTGACGTCAGTTACAGCACCAACACGGCCAACGCCCTGATCCACCTGTACCGCGCCGAGGTCGGCAAGATGACCGCGTACCGTCAGCGGCTGGACATGACCACCAACTGGTCGGTCGTGACCACGGCGGGTCTGGCGTCCTTCGCGCTGGGCGACGTGAACAACAGCCACGCGACCTTCCTGTTCGCGATGTTCATGAACTACTTCTTCCTGCGGCTGGAAGCCAGGCGCTTCCGCACCTACGAGATCGCGCACCACCGCGTGCGGATCATGGAACGGTTCTTCTACCCGGCCATGCTGGGTGACAAGGTGGACCCCGGCTGGCACCAGCTGCTGCTGGCCGAGCTGAGCAAGCCGCGCAGTCCCATGAGCCGCGCCGACGCGCTGGGCTGGCGGCTGAACCGCAACTACCTGTGGATCTACGCGGCGGTGCTCGCGGCCTGGTTCGCGAAACTCGACCTGGGCCAGCCCAAGGGCTGGGTGCTCGAATTCCCGGCAGCCTTCGAACTGGCCGATATCGGCAGCTTTCCCGGCTGGCTGGTGTTCACGATCGTGGGCGGGTTCTACCTGTACCTGATCGCCCTGGCGGCCCGCGCGGCGCGCACCTACCCGCTGGAAGAGGGCTGA
- a CDS encoding S8 family peptidase, whose protein sequence is MNRTRLFGLLTLSVLLAACGQTPAQLTPDAAQASAPAFVDGELLVQLKGGLSSQALTSLGALGVQSVETLSTVNGAALLRARITDGQGVLAKAKQLQASGLVRFAEPNWTYQTQALPTDSYYTNGTLWGMKGNFGSGAETAWAAGHTGSDNVYVGIIDEGYQFDHPDLKGNAWLNPFDPVDGKDNDGNGYIDDTRGWDFANNDNTVYDGGTRGSLDAHGTHVAGTIGGTANDGGVVGVNHNVTFISGKFLGRRSGNSADAIKAINYFVDLKSRHGLNIVALNNSWGGGGFSQALLDAIVVAAKANILFIAAAGNSGTDNDATASYPSNYDTTAGAGYDSVIAVAAIDKAGALASFSQYGKTTVDIGAPGVAITSSVPYNTYSSYDGTSMATPHVTGGAALYASTHPGATAAQIRAAILGSATPTASLSGKTVTGGRLNVSGF, encoded by the coding sequence ATGAACCGTACCCGTCTGTTTGGCCTGCTCACCCTTTCCGTCCTCCTCGCCGCCTGCGGACAGACCCCGGCCCAGCTCACCCCCGACGCGGCCCAGGCCAGCGCGCCGGCCTTCGTGGACGGCGAACTTCTGGTGCAGCTCAAGGGCGGCCTCAGCAGTCAGGCGCTGACCAGCCTGGGTGCCCTGGGCGTGCAGTCCGTCGAGACGCTCTCAACCGTGAACGGTGCCGCGCTGCTGCGCGCCCGCATCACCGACGGCCAGGGCGTGCTCGCCAAGGCGAAGCAGCTCCAGGCCAGCGGCCTCGTACGCTTCGCGGAGCCCAACTGGACCTACCAGACCCAGGCGCTGCCGACCGACAGTTACTACACGAACGGCACGCTGTGGGGCATGAAGGGCAACTTCGGCTCGGGCGCCGAGACCGCGTGGGCCGCCGGGCACACCGGCAGTGACAACGTGTACGTGGGCATCATCGACGAGGGGTACCAGTTCGACCACCCGGACCTGAAGGGCAACGCGTGGCTGAACCCCTTCGACCCGGTGGACGGCAAGGACAACGACGGCAACGGATACATCGACGACACGCGCGGCTGGGACTTCGCGAACAACGACAACACCGTGTACGACGGCGGCACGCGCGGCAGCCTGGACGCGCACGGCACGCACGTCGCCGGGACGATCGGCGGCACCGCGAACGACGGCGGCGTGGTCGGCGTGAACCACAACGTGACGTTCATCAGCGGGAAGTTCCTGGGCCGCCGCAGCGGGAACAGCGCCGACGCCATCAAGGCCATCAACTACTTCGTGGACCTCAAGAGCCGCCACGGCCTGAACATCGTCGCGCTGAACAACTCCTGGGGTGGCGGGGGCTTCTCGCAGGCGCTGCTTGACGCCATCGTGGTGGCGGCCAAGGCGAACATCCTGTTCATCGCGGCTGCCGGCAACAGCGGCACCGACAACGACGCGACCGCCAGCTACCCCAGCAACTACGACACGACCGCCGGCGCCGGCTACGACAGCGTGATCGCCGTGGCCGCCATCGACAAGGCCGGGGCGCTCGCGTCCTTCAGCCAGTACGGGAAGACCACCGTGGACATCGGCGCGCCCGGCGTGGCGATCACGAGCAGCGTGCCGTACAACACGTACAGCAGCTACGACGGCACCAGCATGGCCACCCCGCACGTGACGGGCGGCGCGGCCCTGTACGCCAGCACCCACCCCGGCGCGACTGCCGCCCAGATCCGCGCGGCGATCCTGGGCAGCGCCACGCCCACCGCCAGCCTCAGCGGCAAGACCGTCACCGGCGGCCGCCTCAACGTCAGCGGCTTCTAA
- a CDS encoding MBL fold metallo-hydrolase, translating into MSAPFTHGALRLWSVPTGPIQENAVLIAGAQNEGFLIDPGDDAERLLTLVRGSGVTVRGILLTHAHFDHIGAVQPLREALQVPVWLHPADLPLYHAGAQSAARWNLPFIQPADPDHEISEGQTFTAGDLTLTARSLPGHAPGHVVFTAPGLVVAGDTLFRGGIGRTDLPGGNHPQLLAGIREQLLTLPGDTAVYPGHGPRTTVATEAQTNPFLQ; encoded by the coding sequence ATGAGTGCTCCTTTCACGCACGGCGCGCTGCGCCTCTGGTCGGTGCCGACCGGTCCCATCCAGGAGAATGCGGTTCTCATCGCTGGCGCCCAGAACGAGGGCTTCCTGATCGACCCGGGCGACGACGCCGAGCGCCTGCTGACGCTGGTGCGCGGGTCGGGCGTGACGGTGCGGGGCATCCTGCTCACGCACGCGCATTTCGATCACATCGGCGCCGTGCAGCCGCTGCGCGAGGCGCTGCAGGTGCCGGTGTGGCTGCACCCGGCGGACCTGCCGCTGTACCACGCGGGCGCGCAGAGTGCCGCCCGCTGGAACCTCCCGTTCATCCAGCCCGCCGACCCCGATCATGAGATCAGCGAGGGGCAGACCTTCACGGCGGGCGACCTGACCCTCACCGCCCGCAGCCTGCCGGGACACGCGCCGGGGCACGTGGTGTTCACCGCGCCGGGGCTCGTGGTCGCCGGGGATACGCTGTTCCGGGGAGGAATCGGCCGGACCGACCTGCCGGGCGGGAACCACCCGCAGCTTCTGGCGGGCATCCGCGAGCAGCTGCTGACCCTGCCGGGCGACACGGCGGTCTATCCCGGGCATGGCCCGCGCACGACGGTCGCCACGGAAGCGCAGACGAATCCCTTCCTGCAATGA
- a CDS encoding DNA polymerase III, producing MTAAADLHGPLLEQTGAFRGNALLLTGPARVGKLDVARAVAAQHNCTGARGMYGEACGTCPSCRALAAGAHPDLLLVEPRATTSTGKAARRKLIPIGAVLSGRDKAREYETHVFEFLEVRPTFTRRVVIVQGAEYLGPEAANALLKLVEEPPHGALFVFLAEDLRAVLPTIVSRSARLSVTPVSDPAVERALLRAGQAPDAELVAFAAGRAGVLGDPEPVRAALQDARELTNALGESLLGALEAAEALEKRFDPAWHPETLRFTWRDQPPHVRARADSALTALQEALEAYASPSLSFQVFALALRDAFGHA from the coding sequence GTGACGGCCGCCGCCGACCTGCATGGCCCGCTGCTGGAGCAGACGGGCGCCTTCCGGGGTAACGCGCTGCTCCTGACCGGCCCGGCCCGCGTGGGCAAGCTGGACGTGGCGCGCGCCGTGGCCGCGCAGCACAACTGCACCGGGGCGAGGGGCATGTACGGCGAGGCCTGCGGCACCTGCCCGTCGTGCCGGGCTCTGGCGGCCGGCGCGCACCCGGACCTGCTGCTCGTCGAGCCGCGCGCCACGACGAGCACCGGCAAGGCCGCGCGGCGCAAGCTGATTCCCATCGGCGCGGTCCTGTCGGGGCGTGACAAGGCCCGCGAGTACGAGACGCACGTGTTCGAGTTCCTGGAGGTGCGGCCCACCTTCACGCGGCGCGTGGTGATCGTGCAGGGCGCCGAGTACCTGGGGCCGGAGGCTGCGAACGCCCTGCTGAAACTGGTGGAGGAGCCCCCGCACGGCGCGCTGTTCGTGTTCCTCGCCGAGGACCTGCGCGCGGTGCTGCCCACCATCGTCAGCCGCAGCGCCCGCCTGAGCGTCACGCCGGTCAGCGACCCCGCGGTGGAACGCGCCCTGCTGCGCGCCGGGCAGGCACCCGACGCGGAACTCGTGGCCTTCGCCGCCGGGCGGGCCGGCGTGCTGGGCGACCCGGAACCCGTGCGCGCCGCTCTCCAGGACGCCCGCGAACTCACGAATGCGCTCGGCGAGAGCCTGCTGGGCGCGCTGGAGGCCGCCGAGGCGCTGGAGAAACGTTTCGATCCGGCCTGGCACCCCGAGACGCTGCGCTTCACGTGGCGGGATCAGCCGCCGCACGTCCGCGCGCGCGCCGACAGTGCCCTGACCGCCCTCCAGGAGGCGCTGGAGGCGTACGCCAGCCCCAGCCTGAGTTTCCAGGTGTTCGCGCTGGCGCTGCGGGACGCCTTCGGGCACGCCTGA
- a CDS encoding metallophosphoesterase family protein: MRLLLLSDIHANHTALQAVLNDAAGRRYDQVIHLGDALGYGPHPREVLDVLRELDAICVLGNHDEMLLQYADGRREPKESIVSMALTWQLTRLSERDVAWVRLWRDGIDDPDVGARYRHGTPVSLDQYTDSVPAAREAFTQWQGRLGFVGHTHVPAVYATLNSPVGDWVKVQQFQDGGSYMVAPSTRVILNPGSVGQPRDGNPRASYAIYDSARGYFEVFRVAYDIERAQEAALEAGLPQVLAARLAIGK, from the coding sequence GTGCGGCTGCTGCTGCTTTCCGATATCCACGCGAACCACACCGCCCTGCAGGCCGTCCTGAACGACGCAGCCGGACGCCGGTACGATCAGGTCATCCATCTGGGTGACGCCCTGGGCTACGGCCCGCACCCGCGCGAGGTGCTGGACGTCCTGCGCGAACTGGACGCCATCTGCGTGCTGGGCAACCACGACGAGATGCTGCTGCAGTACGCCGACGGCCGGCGCGAACCGAAGGAATCGATCGTGAGCATGGCCCTGACCTGGCAGCTCACGCGCCTGTCCGAGCGCGACGTCGCCTGGGTGCGGCTGTGGCGCGACGGGATCGACGACCCGGACGTGGGCGCCCGCTACCGGCACGGCACCCCGGTCAGCCTCGACCAGTACACCGATTCCGTGCCCGCCGCGCGCGAGGCCTTCACGCAGTGGCAGGGCCGCCTGGGCTTCGTGGGCCACACGCACGTCCCGGCGGTGTACGCCACCCTGAATTCCCCGGTGGGGGACTGGGTGAAGGTGCAGCAGTTCCAGGACGGCGGGAGCTACATGGTGGCGCCCAGCACCCGCGTGATCCTGAACCCGGGCAGCGTGGGCCAGCCGCGCGACGGGAACCCCAGGGCCAGCTACGCCATCTACGATTCCGCGCGCGGCTACTTCGAGGTCTTCCGCGTGGCGTACGACATCGAGCGGGCGCAGGAGGCGGCGCTGGAGGCGGGGCTGCCGCAGGTGCTCGCCGCCCGCCTCGCCATCGGCAAGTAG
- a CDS encoding S66 family peptidase: MLTPESSVPVFVRPPRLERGSRVAALSLSSGFVTEVMNRYRAGVRQIAQEFGWEVVAAPNALRGPAFLAANPQARADDLHWALESADIHGMVSVIGGDDSVRLLPFLRPDLIRAHPKALLGFSDTTVTLTQFVRAGVMAYHGPALLTDLAENGGMHPYVVQGVRRALIDPPAPFDLAPAPGWTQVSPDWADEAAQEVPRTFDAGDGWAWLQGDRPAQGHLLGGCIEVLDMLNGTPGWPEPALWRGAVLALETSEDVPPPRQVGYWLRNLAAQGILGSLAGLLLARPRRYTPEMMEELYRWVRRVLLEAGRPDLPVVANVDFGHTSPQLTLPLGAQVRLDPPAGRVTVWP; this comes from the coding sequence ATGCTGACGCCGGAGTCGTCCGTCCCGGTCTTCGTGCGGCCGCCCCGGCTGGAGCGGGGGTCGCGGGTGGCGGCGCTGAGCCTGTCGAGTGGCTTCGTGACCGAGGTGATGAACCGCTACCGCGCCGGGGTGCGGCAGATCGCACAGGAGTTCGGGTGGGAGGTGGTGGCCGCGCCGAACGCGCTGCGCGGCCCGGCGTTCCTGGCGGCGAATCCGCAGGCCCGCGCGGACGACCTGCACTGGGCACTGGAATCGGCAGATATCCACGGGATGGTGAGCGTCATCGGCGGGGACGACAGCGTGCGCCTGCTGCCGTTCCTGCGCCCGGACCTGATCCGCGCGCACCCGAAGGCCCTGCTGGGCTTCAGCGACACCACCGTGACCCTCACGCAGTTCGTGCGGGCCGGGGTCATGGCGTACCACGGTCCGGCGCTGCTGACCGACCTCGCCGAGAACGGCGGGATGCACCCCTATGTGGTGCAGGGGGTGAGGCGCGCCCTGATCGATCCGCCCGCGCCGTTCGATCTGGCGCCTGCGCCCGGCTGGACGCAGGTCAGCCCGGACTGGGCCGACGAGGCCGCGCAGGAGGTTCCCCGGACCTTCGACGCCGGTGACGGCTGGGCGTGGCTCCAGGGCGACCGGCCGGCGCAGGGGCACCTGCTGGGCGGCTGCATTGAGGTGCTCGACATGCTGAACGGCACGCCCGGCTGGCCGGAGCCAGCCCTGTGGCGCGGCGCGGTGCTGGCGCTGGAGACCAGCGAGGACGTCCCCCCACCCCGGCAGGTGGGGTACTGGCTGCGCAACCTCGCCGCGCAGGGCATCCTGGGTAGCCTCGCGGGGCTGCTGCTGGCCCGCCCGCGCCGCTATACGCCGGAGATGATGGAGGAGCTGTACCGCTGGGTGCGCCGCGTCCTGCTCGAGGCGGGTCGCCCGGACCTGCCGGTCGTGGCGAACGTGGATTTCGGCCACACCAGCCCGCAGCTCACGCTGCCGCTGGGCGCCCAGGTCCGCCTCGATCCGCCGGCGGGCCGCGTGACGGTCTGGCCCTGA
- a CDS encoding GNAT family N-acetyltransferase, with the protein MQVRRLTPEDAPAYRAARLAALQADPAAFLTTAQEFAAVGEDVLAARLAPDAAGVTLGAFVDGQLLGLLTLVREVAPPLAHRVNVYGVSVAPQARGQGLGEALVRAGVALARSWVGVTSLHLAVMDSQDAARRLYERCGFRVWGTQPDAVRRDGRVHAEHWLVLAC; encoded by the coding sequence GTGCAGGTCCGCCGCCTGACGCCCGAGGACGCCCCGGCCTACCGCGCGGCGCGGCTGGCCGCATTGCAGGCCGACCCGGCGGCGTTCCTGACGACCGCACAAGAGTTCGCGGCCGTGGGTGAGGACGTGCTGGCGGCCCGCCTCGCACCGGATGCAGCGGGCGTCACGCTGGGGGCCTTCGTGGACGGTCAGTTGCTGGGCCTCCTGACCCTGGTGCGGGAGGTGGCGCCGCCCCTGGCCCACCGCGTCAACGTGTACGGCGTGTCGGTCGCCCCGCAGGCGCGCGGGCAGGGCCTCGGGGAGGCCCTCGTGCGGGCCGGGGTGGCGCTGGCGCGCTCGTGGGTGGGCGTGACATCGCTGCACCTCGCCGTCATGGACTCGCAGGACGCTGCGCGGCGCCTGTACGAACGCTGCGGGTTCCGCGTGTGGGGCACCCAGCCGGACGCGGTGCGCCGGGACGGCCGCGTGCACGCCGAGCACTGGCTGGTGCTGGCATGCTGA
- a CDS encoding carbon-nitrogen hydrolase family protein, whose translation MSDGVRAVGRAAVVRVAAAAYPVEFLADWAAYEAKLSRWVADAAGRGAGLLVFPEYAPLELISLLPTDLHHDVIGMRPALQAFVPDFVALHARLAREHGVGIVAGSYPVAQEHGFVNRAFVFGPDGTQAWQDKLLMTRFEAEEWDIAPGEGVAVFDLPLPGGTLRFGIAICYDSEFPTLARELAEGGAELLVVPSFTGSRAGYTRVRVGSMARALENQCYALHAPLIADAPWTYAVEDAHGAAGVYAPSDNGLPEDGIVAQLGWNEPGWLVTDLDLRLTRHVRVDGHVLNWRDRVVGETRPTPARVVGLGGAPERT comes from the coding sequence ATGAGTGACGGCGTGCGGGCAGTGGGACGGGCAGCGGTGGTGCGGGTGGCGGCGGCGGCGTACCCGGTGGAGTTCCTGGCGGACTGGGCGGCCTACGAGGCGAAACTCTCGCGCTGGGTGGCGGACGCGGCAGGCCGGGGCGCCGGGCTGCTGGTGTTCCCGGAGTACGCGCCGCTGGAACTGATCAGCCTGCTGCCCACGGACCTGCACCATGACGTGATCGGCATGCGCCCGGCGCTCCAGGCCTTCGTGCCGGATTTCGTGGCGCTGCACGCCCGGCTGGCCCGCGAGCACGGCGTGGGCATCGTCGCCGGGAGCTACCCCGTGGCGCAGGAGCACGGCTTCGTGAACCGGGCGTTCGTGTTCGGTCCGGACGGCACGCAGGCCTGGCAGGACAAGCTGTTGATGACCCGCTTCGAGGCCGAGGAGTGGGACATCGCGCCGGGCGAGGGCGTGGCGGTGTTCGACCTGCCCCTGCCGGGCGGGACGCTGCGGTTCGGGATCGCCATCTGCTACGACAGCGAGTTCCCCACCCTGGCGCGCGAACTGGCGGAGGGCGGCGCGGAACTGCTGGTCGTGCCGTCCTTCACCGGGAGCCGCGCCGGGTACACCCGCGTGCGGGTGGGCAGCATGGCCCGCGCGCTGGAAAACCAGTGCTACGCGCTGCACGCCCCGCTGATCGCGGACGCCCCCTGGACGTACGCCGTCGAGGACGCGCACGGGGCCGCGGGCGTGTACGCCCCGTCGGACAACGGCCTGCCGGAGGACGGCATCGTGGCGCAGCTGGGCTGGAACGAGCCGGGCTGGCTGGTCACGGATCTCGACCTGCGCCTCACCCGACACGTGCGGGTGGACGGCCACGTCCTGAACTGGCGCGACCGCGTGGTGGGCGAGACGCGCCCCACGCCCGCGCGGGTCGTGGGCCTGGGCGGCGCCCCGGAGCGCACTTGA
- a CDS encoding 5-formyltetrahydrofolate cyclo-ligase produces MTTAGAVREQVWDDLLARGACAYPLPPHGHCPNFTHAKKAAAQLLAHPDLTARHTLIVGPERALLTLRQQALKAGKTLYVPHQKKEGWYWRVTDPRGARLSTLPEYGEPTLVPQGAQAAVLACVAVDLSGARLGKGFGWGARGLPLDLPEYTLAHPLMLREALPCPADSHVTLIGLPDQVLTGLT; encoded by the coding sequence ATGACCACCGCCGGGGCCGTGCGCGAACAGGTGTGGGACGACCTGCTGGCCCGGGGCGCCTGCGCCTACCCCCTGCCGCCGCACGGGCACTGCCCGAACTTCACGCACGCGAAGAAGGCCGCCGCGCAGCTGCTGGCGCACCCCGACCTGACGGCCCGGCACACCCTGATCGTGGGGCCCGAACGCGCCCTGCTCACCCTGCGGCAGCAGGCCCTGAAGGCCGGCAAGACCCTGTACGTCCCCCACCAGAAGAAGGAGGGCTGGTACTGGCGCGTCACCGACCCGCGCGGCGCGCGCCTGAGCACCCTGCCCGAGTACGGCGAACCCACCCTGGTCCCGCAGGGCGCGCAGGCCGCCGTCCTCGCGTGCGTCGCCGTGGACCTAAGCGGCGCGCGGCTCGGGAAGGGCTTCGGGTGGGGCGCGCGCGGCCTGCCCCTGGACCTGCCCGAATACACCCTGGCGCACCCCCTGATGCTCCGGGAGGCCCTCCCCTGCCCGGCCGACTCGCACGTCACGCTGATCGGCCTGCCGGATCAGGTGCTGACCGGCCTGACCTAG